The Antarctobacter heliothermus genome includes a window with the following:
- a CDS encoding LysR family transcriptional regulator has product MSSESDMKFFITVAQRSTLSEAALELGLTASAVSRRITRIEDRLGVRLLNRTTRRVGLTSEGEAYLKASMDIVDQIVTAEESISAARGAPQGLLRINATFQFGREHIAPALSTFATRYPGVQTQLVLTDAPANIVEEGFDLQIRFGEPTATSHVMALLLRNRRILVAAPSYLEKHPPLKRISDLAQHNCVVLRQEHSSYDVWRFGKDGDFRVTGRLSTNDGQVAVGWILNGHGIMQRSEWDIARHVKAGRLKVVLPRYGMRADVFAVYPERLNLSAKVRVFIDILKEGLKERTEELQMP; this is encoded by the coding sequence ATGTCCAGTGAAAGCGACATGAAATTCTTTATTACCGTCGCACAACGCAGCACCCTGTCCGAAGCTGCGCTGGAGCTCGGATTGACGGCCTCAGCAGTCAGCCGACGGATCACGCGTATTGAGGACCGGCTTGGCGTCAGATTGTTGAATCGCACTACCCGACGGGTCGGCCTGACGTCGGAGGGAGAAGCGTATCTCAAGGCTTCCATGGATATCGTCGACCAGATTGTAACGGCAGAGGAATCTATCTCGGCCGCGCGTGGAGCGCCGCAAGGGCTGTTGCGCATTAATGCAACGTTTCAATTCGGGCGTGAGCACATCGCACCCGCCCTCTCCACATTTGCGACCCGCTATCCCGGTGTGCAGACACAGCTGGTCTTGACCGATGCACCCGCAAATATCGTGGAAGAAGGATTTGATCTTCAGATCCGATTTGGCGAACCAACAGCAACAAGTCATGTAATGGCGCTCCTTTTGCGCAATCGCCGAATTTTGGTTGCGGCACCTAGCTATTTGGAAAAACACCCGCCCCTAAAGCGAATTTCCGACCTTGCGCAGCACAACTGCGTGGTCTTGAGACAAGAACACTCAAGCTATGATGTCTGGCGCTTTGGGAAAGACGGCGATTTCCGCGTGACTGGCCGATTGTCAACCAATGACGGCCAGGTCGCCGTCGGTTGGATTCTGAACGGGCATGGTATTATGCAGCGTTCAGAGTGGGATATTGCCCGACACGTAAAAGCCGGGCGCCTCAAGGTCGTTCTCCCGCGGTACGGAATGCGCGCCGATGTCTTCGCAGTGTATCCCGAACGCCTGAACCTATCGGCAAAGGTACGCGTATTCATCGACATCCTGAAGGAAGGTCTCAAAGAGCGCACCGAGGAACTACAGATGCCATGA
- a CDS encoding DeoR/GlpR family DNA-binding transcription regulator, whose translation MSESQRHETIAQLLTERAFASAKELQLMFKVSAATIRRDIDKLDEAGLAQKVHGGIAALDGATRPRAVSLPFIENRDIAVEAKTAIAHEAGKLVRDGSLIIVHGGSTCFRFGQHIANRNVRVFTNSMPLAGYLSEHGTCQLTVGGGDLHREPGILYDPARGSYEFYASQFFVGALGVGTDGLLESHPLLVRFINDMCDLSNEIVVLVDSRKFRERPPKLALPFSRVTRLITDDGLSDRDAAMLNDQGVTFTVAQTKAGAA comes from the coding sequence ATGAGCGAATCTCAGCGTCACGAGACGATTGCACAGCTTTTGACCGAACGCGCCTTTGCTTCGGCGAAGGAATTGCAGCTTATGTTCAAGGTCTCTGCCGCCACCATCCGGCGCGATATCGACAAGCTCGACGAGGCCGGTCTTGCCCAAAAGGTTCATGGCGGCATTGCCGCGCTGGACGGCGCAACACGCCCGCGCGCCGTCTCACTGCCCTTCATCGAAAATCGGGACATCGCGGTTGAGGCAAAAACCGCTATCGCCCATGAGGCGGGCAAGCTGGTGCGCGATGGCAGCCTGATCATCGTGCATGGCGGCTCGACCTGTTTCCGTTTTGGCCAGCACATCGCCAATCGCAACGTGCGTGTCTTCACCAATTCGATGCCGCTGGCCGGGTATCTGTCTGAACACGGCACCTGCCAGCTGACAGTGGGCGGCGGCGACCTGCACCGAGAGCCGGGCATTCTGTACGACCCCGCGCGCGGCAGTTACGAATTCTACGCGTCGCAATTTTTTGTTGGCGCGCTTGGGGTTGGGACGGACGGCCTGCTGGAAAGCCACCCGCTGTTGGTGCGCTTTATCAATGACATGTGCGACCTGTCGAATGAGATCGTGGTGTTGGTCGACAGCCGCAAGTTCCGCGAACGCCCACCCAAGCTGGCGCTGCCGTTTTCCCGCGTGACGCGCCTGATCACCGATGACGGGCTCAGCGACCGCGACGCCGCGATGCTGAACGACCAAGGGGTGACCTTTACCGTGGCTCAGACCAAAGCGGGCGCTGCATGA
- a CDS encoding TAXI family TRAP transporter solute-binding subunit, translating to MKRFIYALSAAATIAVAGSAASAQDNWPKSLTVATASPGGVYAVYGQGLATIISDVVRVPTSTQQTQGPAQNVVVVGTGKALLGMTTMGPAWQGWNGELELAPGTKFTAMRALFPMYRTPFQMITLADSGIDGLADLEGRTVGMGPRGGTGGTFWPVWLEQMGVSVNAQFGPASDQGGQLGDARLDAIIHAGGIPHPMMSEVEATHDANIFGMTAKEVDMIAAANPYVEPFDIPQATYKSLDGDVPTVAMWNIALAHQDVPEDLAYEIVKAVFENHDRLLQTHSSAKETLLSNVSQNQTIPYHPGAIRYFEEQGIEVPQIAD from the coding sequence ATGAAAAGATTTATTTATGCGCTGTCGGCGGCCGCCACGATAGCCGTCGCAGGATCCGCTGCGTCGGCTCAGGATAATTGGCCAAAGTCCTTGACCGTTGCTACTGCTTCGCCGGGCGGTGTTTACGCTGTCTACGGTCAAGGACTGGCTACCATAATCAGTGACGTTGTGCGCGTCCCTACTTCGACGCAACAGACGCAAGGGCCCGCACAAAACGTGGTTGTTGTAGGCACGGGTAAAGCCCTACTTGGCATGACAACAATGGGCCCCGCTTGGCAGGGTTGGAACGGCGAGCTTGAACTTGCGCCGGGAACCAAGTTCACTGCGATGCGTGCGCTTTTCCCGATGTATCGGACACCATTTCAGATGATTACTCTGGCGGATTCCGGCATCGATGGGCTTGCAGATCTAGAAGGGCGGACGGTTGGCATGGGGCCGCGTGGCGGTACCGGCGGCACATTCTGGCCCGTTTGGCTTGAGCAGATGGGCGTCAGCGTAAATGCTCAATTCGGGCCGGCTAGCGATCAGGGCGGCCAACTTGGTGATGCGCGGCTTGATGCCATCATTCATGCAGGCGGCATTCCCCATCCAATGATGTCCGAAGTCGAAGCAACTCACGATGCCAACATTTTTGGGATGACGGCGAAAGAAGTCGATATGATCGCCGCGGCCAACCCCTATGTTGAGCCGTTCGATATTCCGCAAGCGACGTACAAATCGCTAGACGGTGACGTGCCGACGGTTGCCATGTGGAACATTGCGCTTGCCCATCAGGATGTGCCGGAGGATCTGGCCTACGAGATAGTCAAAGCGGTGTTTGAAAACCACGATCGACTGCTTCAGACACATTCGTCTGCCAAAGAAACTCTGCTTTCGAACGTCTCACAGAACCAGACAATACCGTATCACCCTGGTGCAATAAGGTATTTCGAAGAGCAAGGCATCGAAGTGCCGCAAATCGCAGATTGA
- a CDS encoding tartrate dehydrogenase: MKTYKIAAIPADGIGPEVIAAGLQALEALARRDGGFRLDVTKFDWGSARYKKTGALMPEDGTEQLKAFDAIFFGAVGAPDVPDHVTLWGLRLPICQGFDQYANVRPTKILPGISSPLAGVKTGDLDWVIVRENSEGEYSGHGGRAHKGLPEEVGTEVSIFTRVGVTRIMRYAFALAQARPRKFLTVVTKSNAQRFGMVMWDEIAAEVATEFPDVKWDKMLVDAMTVRMVRAPRSLDTIVATNLHADILSDLAGALAGSLGVAPTGNIDPERRFPSMFEPIHGSAFDITGKGIANPVATFWTAAQMLEHLGEKDAADRLMRSVENVCASGIMTPDVNGTATTQQVTDAVCEAIRSENI, translated from the coding sequence ATGAAAACCTACAAGATTGCAGCAATCCCTGCAGATGGAATCGGCCCCGAAGTCATTGCCGCAGGACTGCAGGCCTTGGAAGCGCTTGCTCGTCGTGACGGTGGTTTCCGTTTGGATGTGACAAAGTTCGACTGGGGTTCTGCACGTTACAAGAAAACCGGGGCATTGATGCCCGAAGACGGTACTGAGCAACTCAAGGCCTTCGATGCGATCTTTTTTGGGGCGGTCGGCGCTCCTGATGTGCCGGACCACGTCACACTCTGGGGTTTGCGTTTGCCAATCTGTCAGGGCTTTGACCAATACGCCAATGTCCGTCCGACCAAGATTCTGCCGGGAATCAGCTCTCCGCTCGCCGGCGTGAAGACTGGCGATCTCGACTGGGTTATCGTGCGCGAAAACTCGGAGGGTGAATATTCGGGTCACGGTGGACGCGCCCACAAGGGGCTGCCCGAAGAAGTTGGCACCGAAGTTTCCATTTTCACGCGCGTCGGAGTGACACGCATCATGCGCTACGCTTTCGCTTTGGCGCAGGCACGTCCGCGCAAGTTTCTTACCGTTGTGACAAAGTCGAACGCCCAGCGTTTCGGCATGGTCATGTGGGATGAAATCGCGGCCGAAGTTGCAACGGAATTTCCAGATGTCAAATGGGACAAGATGCTGGTCGATGCGATGACCGTTCGAATGGTCCGGGCCCCCCGAAGCCTTGACACGATCGTGGCCACCAACCTGCACGCAGACATCCTGTCGGACCTAGCGGGCGCGCTGGCCGGCAGCCTTGGGGTGGCTCCGACCGGCAACATCGACCCGGAACGGCGCTTTCCCTCCATGTTCGAACCGATCCATGGTTCTGCCTTTGACATCACTGGCAAAGGCATTGCCAACCCGGTTGCGACGTTCTGGACGGCGGCACAGATGCTGGAACATCTGGGAGAAAAGGATGCGGCAGACCGGTTGATGCGATCGGTGGAGAACGTCTGCGCCAGTGGCATCATGACACCGGATGTCAACGGTACAGCCACAACACAGCAAGTCACGGATGCCGTCTGCGAAGCAATCCGCAGCGAGAATATTTGA
- a CDS encoding amidohydrolase family protein — translation MMTRKAQGVIRNATVLDPVNGVNRIADLLFDNGRIVELDPSEAIVATHEVDATGLLVVPGIIDIHVHASPWLGGRHAHKMLATAGVTTALEMAGPIDGMIDIAANYGAGLNMACINYVRPEHTVDSTDPDASELSDLLNASLDSGAIGLKLLGGHYPLTPDATAATIRVAAEVGAYVAFHAGTLESGSHIEGMIEACDLAAGNPLHLPHINSYTRGAKRDAMEEGELALSTLLEHPNIWSESYLSPINAASAKCSNGAPGSLTTKVCLERGGYTPDEAGLEKAISDGWALLNVESDARVELAVGPDAVRAWRDAGTNLGVSFAVNPSEPRLRLATARNVDRGFVVDALATDGGGIPRNVIIDMGLSLVRLDAISIEDFVVKSSVTPARILGLTSKGHLGPGADADITIIDVERQRPVASFVGGEPVLCNGRVVGTGTRLITTPQGRKAAVAHGIAGPIVELGTMLPDRKIEAT, via the coding sequence ATGATGACTCGCAAGGCGCAGGGAGTTATTCGCAATGCTACGGTGTTAGACCCGGTTAACGGCGTCAATAGGATTGCTGATCTGCTATTCGATAACGGTCGAATCGTCGAGTTAGACCCGTCTGAGGCTATCGTAGCCACGCACGAGGTCGATGCGACCGGCCTTTTGGTTGTCCCGGGCATTATTGACATTCACGTTCACGCTTCGCCCTGGCTTGGTGGTCGTCACGCCCACAAGATGCTGGCGACGGCCGGCGTTACCACTGCATTGGAAATGGCTGGTCCAATCGATGGGATGATCGACATAGCGGCAAATTACGGTGCCGGGTTGAACATGGCGTGCATCAACTACGTTCGGCCAGAACACACGGTAGATAGTACTGACCCTGATGCCAGTGAATTGAGTGATTTGCTCAACGCCAGCCTCGACAGCGGTGCAATCGGCCTGAAACTGCTGGGGGGGCACTATCCGCTGACACCGGACGCTACTGCCGCGACGATCCGCGTCGCTGCCGAAGTCGGTGCCTATGTCGCTTTTCATGCCGGAACGCTTGAATCCGGCTCACATATCGAAGGCATGATTGAAGCCTGTGACCTTGCCGCAGGGAACCCCCTGCATCTTCCTCATATCAACAGCTACACGCGCGGGGCAAAGCGTGATGCGATGGAGGAAGGGGAACTGGCCCTGTCGACCCTCTTGGAGCACCCGAACATATGGTCGGAATCCTATCTTTCGCCCATAAACGCGGCGAGTGCGAAATGCAGCAATGGTGCGCCGGGTAGCCTGACAACAAAGGTCTGTCTGGAAAGGGGGGGCTATACACCAGATGAAGCCGGACTCGAAAAAGCCATAAGCGATGGCTGGGCGCTGTTGAATGTAGAAAGCGACGCTAGGGTCGAACTGGCAGTAGGCCCTGATGCGGTCAGGGCCTGGCGAGATGCCGGCACCAACCTTGGCGTGAGCTTTGCCGTCAATCCGAGCGAACCCCGGTTGCGATTGGCCACCGCGCGCAACGTCGACCGCGGCTTTGTCGTCGATGCCTTGGCGACGGATGGCGGGGGTATACCACGCAACGTGATCATCGACATGGGGTTGTCCTTGGTTCGCCTTGACGCGATTAGCATCGAGGACTTTGTCGTCAAATCCAGCGTCACACCTGCCCGCATTCTGGGATTGACTAGCAAAGGGCACCTTGGGCCGGGCGCTGACGCCGATATCACGATCATAGATGTGGAGCGCCAACGCCCGGTGGCCAGCTTTGTCGGCGGTGAGCCGGTGCTCTGCAACGGCAGGGTCGTCGGAACGGGGACCCGCCTGATCACAACGCCGCAAGGCCGCAAAGCCGCCGTGGCACATGGCATTGCCGGCCCCATTGTCGAACTCGGCACAATGCTACCAGACAGAAAGATTGAAGCAACATGA
- a CDS encoding LysR substrate-binding domain-containing protein: MDTNYLADLRALSETLNFSRAAELRNITQPAFGRRIQSLEAWCGVPLVNRRQMPMSLTPAGQIMLDAAGDVIGRLERARREIEQNQAATASLVIAATHALSFNFFPSWINSLGVEAATHPLRLLSDNMKHCEKLMLSGDAQFLLCHAHAASPTPMRSPEFQRCILARDRLIPVCGRDSNNQPLYELPGTAERPTPHIAFEEGSGMARILTSVLFNRRTDLHLSSVVSSHHAMTLKSLAMEGKGLAWIPESLARSELREPGRLVIAGDASWHVEVDVALFRPCTQLGALAETFWQLVQDTAATGMSWHL; the protein is encoded by the coding sequence ATGGATACTAACTATTTGGCCGACTTACGGGCCTTGTCCGAGACGCTCAACTTTTCCAGAGCTGCCGAGTTGCGAAATATCACCCAGCCTGCCTTTGGTCGCCGCATACAGTCATTGGAGGCATGGTGCGGAGTACCGTTGGTGAATCGCCGGCAGATGCCAATGTCGCTCACACCAGCAGGGCAGATCATGTTGGACGCCGCAGGAGACGTGATTGGCAGGCTAGAACGTGCGCGCCGGGAGATTGAGCAGAATCAGGCGGCCACAGCCTCGTTGGTCATTGCGGCAACGCACGCCTTGTCTTTCAACTTTTTCCCGTCCTGGATAAATTCCCTAGGGGTCGAGGCGGCGACGCACCCCTTGCGGCTCCTGTCTGACAATATGAAGCACTGCGAAAAACTGATGCTTTCGGGCGATGCCCAATTTCTGTTGTGTCACGCGCACGCGGCCAGTCCTACCCCCATGCGGTCACCCGAATTTCAAAGATGTATCCTTGCCCGCGATCGGTTGATCCCGGTCTGTGGGCGGGACAGCAATAATCAACCGTTGTACGAATTGCCCGGAACAGCAGAGCGACCCACGCCGCATATTGCGTTCGAAGAAGGCTCCGGTATGGCCCGCATCCTGACATCGGTGCTGTTCAACCGTAGGACGGATTTGCATTTGTCCTCGGTCGTCAGTTCGCACCACGCAATGACTCTCAAATCACTGGCGATGGAAGGAAAGGGTTTGGCCTGGATTCCGGAAAGCCTTGCCCGGAGCGAACTGAGAGAGCCCGGGCGCCTGGTGATCGCCGGTGACGCGTCTTGGCATGTCGAGGTGGATGTTGCACTGTTCAGGCCATGTACACAGCTTGGTGCATTGGCCGAGACCTTTTGGCAGCTTGTGCAGGACACCGCCGCGACAGGGATGTCATGGCATCTGTAG
- a CDS encoding TRAP transporter permease, with translation MKKPDTSPDGTLSQADVDMMEFESPMRQLPPFTTNLLFFAAAAYAIFHIIVLNFLHMDAWVFRTLHVNLGAAIGFLIYAGWKGQRRDRINPMDFALALAILSAAAYIMSEHETLVMRTGVITTPLDFLFGAIGTVLTIEFARRTSGMILPIMALIFVAYVFVGPWMPGILHHQGFDTGDFFSFVYSQEGVFGITTAASSRYILLFVAFAVFLQASGAGAYFMDLAFGAFGWARGGPGKVSVVSGILFGTVSGSSVANVVASGTFTIPMMRRVGYNRETAGAIEATSSTGGQLTPPIMGAGAFIMAEITGIPYTEIIAAAILPCLLFYIAVYAHVDIDAIKNNIRGLPRSELPKLRKLSRDIFLLLPLFSLLYLLISGYSIIASGTWGMVCAVVVMLRSHLKVNSLVLSIPLAAFVLLPLLGFKVNTTGIIGVTLGLFSVAIAGYAASGVRGVSTGLKETAKTCYQALGQATHASLQIVAVCACAGIIVGVLGLTGLGGRFSSLILAIAGDSHFVALLFAMMISIILGMGMPTTAAYAIAASVVAPGLQQLGVPALSAHMFVFYYAVISAITPPVAIAAFAASALSGGQPWATSLKAVRFGVAAFIVPFLFYYYPQILLEGETVDIIRVFATSALGILVLAFASEGWLFGKIGTALRAVLVVIAFVMIFGGHVTDIIGFGLAGLLIIWRFVNRQAPQERAQKNGGLIG, from the coding sequence ATGAAAAAGCCAGATACAAGTCCGGATGGCACATTGTCACAAGCGGATGTCGACATGATGGAATTTGAATCCCCCATGCGACAGTTGCCACCGTTTACTACGAACCTTTTGTTCTTTGCTGCTGCGGCATATGCCATATTCCATATTATTGTCTTGAACTTCCTTCACATGGACGCATGGGTATTCCGGACGCTCCACGTCAATCTCGGAGCGGCCATCGGGTTTCTGATCTATGCGGGTTGGAAAGGACAGCGCAGGGATCGCATCAATCCCATGGACTTCGCCCTCGCCTTGGCCATTTTGTCCGCGGCTGCCTACATTATGTCTGAGCATGAGACATTGGTGATGCGTACGGGCGTCATTACGACACCGCTCGATTTCCTGTTTGGCGCCATCGGCACTGTGCTGACTATTGAATTTGCACGCAGGACATCCGGAATGATCCTGCCGATCATGGCCTTGATCTTCGTGGCCTATGTTTTTGTCGGGCCGTGGATGCCGGGGATTCTTCATCATCAAGGGTTCGATACCGGGGATTTCTTTTCATTCGTCTACAGTCAGGAAGGTGTTTTTGGCATCACGACTGCGGCGTCTTCACGATATATTCTTTTGTTCGTCGCTTTTGCCGTTTTTCTGCAGGCAAGTGGTGCGGGAGCCTATTTCATGGATCTCGCGTTCGGCGCCTTCGGCTGGGCGCGCGGTGGGCCAGGCAAAGTGTCCGTTGTATCTGGCATTCTTTTTGGAACGGTTAGCGGAAGTTCTGTTGCGAATGTTGTCGCTTCCGGTACCTTCACCATCCCGATGATGCGCCGGGTCGGTTACAATCGTGAAACCGCAGGGGCCATTGAGGCGACATCTTCGACCGGTGGCCAGTTGACCCCACCGATTATGGGCGCTGGCGCGTTCATCATGGCTGAAATCACTGGCATTCCCTACACCGAGATCATCGCTGCCGCGATTTTGCCCTGCCTGCTGTTCTATATTGCGGTTTACGCGCATGTCGACATTGACGCGATCAAGAACAACATCCGCGGTTTGCCACGTTCGGAATTGCCAAAATTGCGCAAGCTTTCCCGTGATATTTTTCTACTGTTGCCGCTTTTTTCCCTGCTGTATCTGCTGATTTCCGGTTATTCGATCATAGCTTCAGGAACATGGGGCATGGTTTGCGCGGTTGTCGTTATGCTGCGCAGTCATCTCAAGGTAAACTCCCTTGTTCTTTCCATACCTCTGGCCGCTTTTGTTTTACTGCCCCTTCTCGGGTTCAAGGTGAACACAACCGGCATTATAGGCGTAACCCTCGGGCTGTTTTCGGTCGCGATCGCTGGTTATGCCGCCTCCGGCGTGAGGGGAGTTTCGACAGGTCTGAAAGAAACTGCAAAAACCTGTTACCAGGCGCTTGGTCAGGCGACACACGCAAGTTTGCAGATTGTCGCCGTCTGTGCCTGCGCGGGGATTATCGTTGGAGTGCTCGGTCTCACGGGACTGGGTGGCCGCTTCTCCAGTCTTATTCTTGCCATTGCTGGGGACAGCCATTTCGTAGCTTTGCTGTTTGCAATGATGATCTCGATCATTCTCGGTATGGGAATGCCCACCACCGCAGCCTATGCCATTGCCGCGTCGGTTGTTGCTCCAGGACTTCAACAGTTGGGTGTTCCAGCCCTGTCAGCGCATATGTTTGTTTTCTATTACGCGGTTATCTCGGCCATTACGCCACCGGTGGCCATTGCCGCCTTTGCGGCCTCTGCGTTGTCCGGCGGCCAACCCTGGGCCACCTCATTGAAAGCGGTGCGTTTTGGGGTAGCCGCATTCATCGTCCCGTTTCTGTTCTACTACTACCCCCAAATTCTGCTTGAGGGTGAGACCGTGGATATCATCAGGGTCTTCGCAACATCCGCATTGGGTATTCTGGTTCTCGCCTTTGCCAGCGAAGGCTGGCTTTTCGGAAAGATCGGGACAGCCTTGCGGGCCGTGTTGGTGGTCATCGCATTTGTCATGATTTTCGGCGGTCACGTCACCGACATCATTGGGTTCGGTCTTGCTGGTCTGCTGATCATCTGGCGATTTGTCAACAGACAGGCACCGCAGGAACGCGCTCAAAAAAACGGAGGTCTTATAGGCTGA
- a CDS encoding mandelate racemase/muconate lactonizing enzyme family protein → MRIVDIREVTKPIASSIRNSYIDFSKMTTSLVAVVTDVIRDGRPVVGYGFNSNGRYGQGGLIRERFRDRIINADPGSLLNETETNFDPHRIWDAMMSNEKPGGHGERSVAVGTIDMAIWDAVAKIEGKPLFRHLADIHGREANPRVFVYAAGGYYFPGKDHSSLRAEMRSYLDRGYNVVKMKIGGVTIDEDRARIEAVLDEIGNEAQLAVDANGRFDLETGIGYAKMLREYPLFWYEEIGDPLDYALQAAMAEFYDAPMATGENLFSHQDARNLLRYGGMRPDRDYLQFDCALSYGLVEYLRTLDVIKAAGWSSRRCIPHGGHQMSLNIAAGLDLGGNESYPDLFQPYGGFPDGVHVEDGHITMPDLPGIGFEGKSDLASVMKELAE, encoded by the coding sequence ATGCGCATTGTCGACATTCGTGAAGTCACCAAACCCATCGCTTCGTCCATCCGAAATTCATATATTGATTTCAGCAAGATGACGACCAGCCTCGTTGCTGTCGTCACCGACGTCATACGCGACGGCCGCCCTGTCGTTGGCTATGGTTTCAACTCGAACGGGCGGTACGGACAGGGCGGTTTGATCCGCGAGCGTTTTCGCGACCGGATAATCAATGCTGATCCCGGAAGCCTTCTGAACGAAACCGAAACAAACTTCGATCCTCATCGCATCTGGGATGCAATGATGAGCAACGAAAAACCCGGAGGTCACGGCGAACGCTCTGTTGCAGTGGGCACTATTGACATGGCAATCTGGGACGCTGTTGCCAAAATCGAAGGCAAACCTTTGTTCCGGCATCTTGCCGATATTCACGGACGTGAAGCCAATCCGCGCGTCTTCGTTTACGCTGCGGGTGGATATTACTTTCCCGGCAAGGACCACAGTTCTCTGCGTGCCGAAATGCGCAGCTACCTGGACCGTGGATATAATGTCGTGAAGATGAAAATCGGCGGCGTCACAATCGACGAGGATCGCGCCCGCATTGAAGCCGTACTCGATGAAATCGGCAACGAAGCGCAACTTGCAGTGGATGCTAACGGTCGTTTTGATCTCGAAACCGGCATTGGCTATGCCAAGATGCTTCGCGAGTATCCGCTGTTCTGGTATGAAGAAATCGGAGACCCTCTGGATTACGCTTTGCAGGCGGCCATGGCCGAATTCTACGACGCGCCCATGGCCACCGGCGAAAACCTGTTCTCGCATCAGGACGCGCGCAATCTTTTGCGGTATGGCGGGATGCGTCCGGATCGCGACTATCTGCAGTTTGATTGCGCCCTGTCTTATGGCCTTGTGGAATACTTGCGAACACTTGATGTCATAAAGGCCGCAGGCTGGTCGTCCCGTCGTTGTATCCCCCACGGTGGGCACCAAATGTCGTTGAATATCGCAGCCGGATTGGACCTCGGAGGAAATGAGAGCTACCCAGACCTTTTCCAACCTTATGGTGGGTTCCCCGACGGCGTGCATGTCGAAGATGGCCATATTACCATGCCAGATCTTCCGGGGATCGGATTCGAGGGAAAGTCGGATCTGGCTTCAGTCATGAAGGAACTGGCAGAGTAG
- a CDS encoding tartrate dehydrogenase — MNANHAKIAVIPGDGIGKEVMPEGIRVLEAAAARFDLSLQFDAFEFSSCDYYAKHGQMMPDDWKAQIGSHDALFFGAVGMPDKVPDHISLWGSLLKFRREFDQYVSLRPARLMAGVTSPLAGRKPGDIDMMIVRENTEGEYSSIGGKMFADTDREIVMQETVMSRTGVDRILRFAFDLAEKRSGRLTSATKSNGISITMPYWDERVVEIAKEYSGVSVDKYHIDILTALFVLHPDKFDVVVASNLFGDILSDLGPACTGTIGIAPSGNINPERLFPSLFEPVHGSAPDIAGQGIANPVGQIWAGAMMLDHLGHAEAAKAIVDAIERVMAEPALRTLDLGGTADTQTCGAAIADALG, encoded by the coding sequence ATGAATGCGAACCATGCCAAGATAGCTGTTATTCCCGGTGATGGAATCGGCAAAGAGGTCATGCCCGAAGGTATCCGGGTTTTGGAAGCTGCCGCTGCGCGCTTTGATCTCAGCCTTCAGTTTGATGCATTCGAGTTCTCGTCCTGCGACTACTATGCCAAACACGGACAAATGATGCCGGACGATTGGAAGGCCCAAATCGGCAGTCACGACGCCCTGTTCTTCGGCGCCGTCGGCATGCCCGACAAGGTACCAGATCATATTTCACTTTGGGGATCCCTGCTGAAGTTTCGGCGTGAATTTGACCAATACGTTAGCCTTCGCCCGGCCCGCCTGATGGCTGGTGTGACATCCCCGCTGGCAGGGCGCAAACCCGGCGATATCGATATGATGATCGTGCGTGAAAACACCGAAGGCGAATACTCCTCGATCGGCGGCAAGATGTTCGCGGATACCGACCGCGAAATCGTCATGCAAGAGACCGTCATGAGCCGCACCGGGGTTGATCGCATTCTGCGCTTTGCCTTCGACCTGGCCGAGAAGCGCAGCGGACGGTTGACCTCGGCGACAAAGTCCAACGGCATTTCGATCACCATGCCCTATTGGGATGAGCGGGTCGTCGAAATCGCCAAGGAGTACAGTGGGGTCAGCGTCGACAAATACCATATCGACATCCTGACGGCCTTGTTCGTTCTGCACCCCGACAAGTTCGACGTGGTCGTGGCGTCCAATCTGTTCGGCGACATTCTGTCGGACCTTGGGCCCGCCTGCACGGGCACCATCGGTATCGCTCCATCAGGCAACATTAATCCTGAACGGCTGTTTCCGTCATTGTTCGAGCCCGTTCACGGGTCGGCACCCGATATCGCAGGGCAGGGGATTGCAAACCCTGTCGGGCAAATCTGGGCCGGCGCCATGATGCTGGATCATCTGGGGCACGCAGAGGCCGCAAAGGCAATCGTTGACGCGATTGAGCGCGTCATGGCCGAGCCGGCTTTGCGCACCCTTGATCTGGGGGGAACTGCGGACACGCAGACATGCGGTGCGGCCATCGCGGACGCATTGGGTTGA